Below is a window of Spirochaetota bacterium DNA.
GCGTGAAATTGGCTTTACAATGAATGAAGATAATGTGTGGAAAAAGGCAAATAATCGTCCACCAACAGGTACTGCTATCATGCTTGAGGTGTTTGATAATCCTGAAAACAGAAATGATGAGCGCTTACAGGAATATTTTGAAGGGAAAAAATCTGATAATAGATTAATGTTTTTTTATAGAGAATATTTAGCTGAAAATATGCCTGCCTACGTACCATTTGTATCTATTCCTACAAAAGAAGGTATTGATGTAATTAAGGCCTCAGGTGGTATACCGGTACTTGCTCATCCAAAGTTTGTTAATGGGCAAGAGCACCTGCAAAAAATTGCTTCTATGGGCATCATGGGTATAGAAGCTATCTCCTCATATCACACTAAACAGGAAATTGCATATTTTCAGGAATTTGCTGTGAAACATAACCTTGTTATAACTGCAGGATCTGATTTTCATGGTCCAACATCAAAGCCTAAGGTTTTATTAGGTGGCATAGAGGGGAATGAGTATTATTTATTGGAAGAGTTGAAAAAATTGCATAACAAACATAAATGAACATGTATACCATGTATGGGGCTGTCTCAAAACAAACCGTGGTGCTCGCAAAAATGTGAGTGCAA
It encodes the following:
- a CDS encoding PHP domain-containing protein, whose product is MAHRIDLHIHSCYSEDGDYTVDFIFELAKNAGLSTISITDHDSIESIPDALNASKIYGVEYIPGVELTTIYEDGSQQHILGYYIHDNPHLNATLKRIGQFRWEIAKRRINKLREIGFTMNEDNVWKKANNRPPTGTAIMLEVFDNPENRNDERLQEYFEGKKSDNRLMFFYREYLAENMPAYVPFVSIPTKEGIDVIKASGGIPVLAHPKFVNGQEHLQKIASMGIMGIEAISSYHTKQEIAYFQEFAVKHNLVITAGSDFHGPTSKPKVLLGGIEGNEYYLLEELKKLHNKHK